In a single window of the Pontibacter russatus genome:
- the ppk1 gene encoding polyphosphate kinase 1, translating to MLINKVSDQIKRSKYISRDLSWLRFNYRVLDQARDTSKSLFDRLKFMAITASNLDEFFMIRVGSLYNYIDYGKERTDYSGLREMPFRKKLLDYAHRFVNDQYLTYNNELKPLFEKGGFDILKVGELTEVEQKKVDSYFKNTIYPLLTPMVYDNYHGFPLLMNQLLTFGVITRATEEQKAQDRVTFVQIPQNLARFYEIQRKDRLIFVPIEEIIRTKIKKLFRNVEIVSANLFRITRNGDYTLEESDDLEADFVQEIKAKLRTRKKGRVVRLEVERNPSQLLMKVLKERWVIDNANLFTINSLLDLRSLWQIINHRQFKDKGFKQPASVSPLSLPSDGVDMFEYLKDHDVLLHHPYNSMEPVVSLLERAAEDPLVLGIKQTIYRLADQSRVTAALLKAAENGKHVSVLFEVKARFDEERNLREGERLEKAGCFVIYGISKYKTHTKMLMIIRKEGEKVTRYVHIGSGNYNEQTARLYTDVSLLTTNEVYAHDVSEFFNVITGHSRPNEYKYLMTSPKSMRHHLIELIRNEARNAKKGLKSGIVIKINSLEDKEVIDEFYKASKAGVPIKLIVRGICCLRPGREELSENITVKSIVGEYLEHSRLYYFHNNGDPKVYSGSADIMVRSFDRRIEALFLIVNEELKKEVINILYYNLQDNNNSYIMREDGTYIKKRAGVNEEVVDIHKLFFNRYCHEVQEGELV from the coding sequence ATGCTTATAAACAAGGTCTCAGACCAAATCAAGAGAAGTAAATACATCAGCCGCGACCTGAGCTGGCTGCGCTTTAACTACCGGGTGCTGGACCAGGCGCGCGACACCAGCAAGAGCCTGTTCGACCGGCTTAAGTTTATGGCCATTACCGCGTCCAACCTCGATGAGTTTTTCATGATCCGGGTGGGCAGCTTGTACAATTACATCGACTATGGCAAAGAGCGCACCGACTACTCCGGGCTGCGGGAAATGCCTTTCCGGAAAAAGCTGCTGGACTACGCCCACCGTTTTGTGAACGACCAGTACCTGACCTACAACAACGAGCTGAAGCCGCTCTTCGAAAAAGGCGGGTTCGATATACTGAAGGTGGGCGAACTGACGGAGGTAGAGCAGAAGAAGGTGGACTCCTACTTTAAAAACACCATCTACCCGCTGCTCACGCCCATGGTGTACGACAATTACCACGGCTTCCCGCTGCTGATGAACCAGCTGCTGACCTTTGGCGTGATAACGCGCGCCACCGAAGAGCAAAAGGCGCAGGACCGGGTCACGTTTGTGCAGATACCCCAGAACCTGGCCCGCTTTTACGAGATACAGCGCAAGGACCGGCTTATTTTTGTGCCCATCGAGGAGATCATCCGCACCAAGATAAAGAAGCTCTTCCGGAATGTGGAGATAGTGTCGGCAAACCTGTTCCGCATCACCCGCAACGGCGACTATACGCTGGAGGAGTCGGATGACCTGGAGGCGGACTTTGTGCAGGAGATAAAGGCGAAGCTGCGCACCCGTAAAAAGGGGCGCGTGGTGCGGCTGGAGGTGGAGCGCAACCCCTCGCAGTTGCTAATGAAGGTGCTGAAGGAGCGCTGGGTCATCGACAATGCCAACCTGTTCACCATCAACAGCCTGCTGGACCTGCGCAGCCTCTGGCAGATCATCAACCACCGCCAGTTCAAGGACAAGGGCTTTAAGCAGCCCGCCTCGGTGTCGCCGCTCAGCCTGCCCAGCGACGGCGTGGACATGTTTGAGTACCTGAAAGACCACGACGTGCTGCTGCACCACCCTTACAACAGCATGGAGCCGGTGGTGAGCCTGCTGGAGCGCGCCGCCGAGGATCCGCTGGTGCTCGGCATCAAGCAAACCATATATAGGCTGGCAGACCAGTCGCGGGTGACGGCGGCGCTGCTGAAGGCGGCGGAGAACGGCAAGCACGTGTCGGTGCTGTTTGAGGTGAAGGCCCGCTTCGACGAGGAGCGAAATTTACGCGAAGGGGAGCGCCTGGAGAAGGCCGGCTGCTTCGTGATATATGGCATCAGCAAGTACAAGACGCACACCAAGATGCTCATGATCATCCGCAAGGAAGGGGAGAAGGTGACGCGCTACGTACACATCGGCAGCGGCAACTACAACGAGCAGACGGCCCGGCTCTATACCGACGTGAGCCTGCTGACCACGAACGAGGTATATGCGCACGACGTGTCGGAGTTCTTCAATGTCATCACCGGCCACTCCCGCCCGAACGAGTACAAGTACCTGATGACCTCCCCGAAGAGCATGCGGCACCACCTGATCGAGCTGATCCGGAACGAGGCCCGCAACGCCAAGAAGGGTCTGAAGAGCGGCATCGTCATCAAGATAAACTCCCTGGAGGACAAAGAGGTGATTGACGAGTTTTACAAGGCCTCCAAAGCGGGGGTGCCGATCAAGCTGATCGTGCGGGGAATCTGCTGCCTGCGTCCCGGCCGTGAGGAGCTGAGCGAGAACATCACGGTGAAGTCTATTGTGGGGGAATACCTGGAGCACTCGCGCCTGTACTACTTCCACAACAACGGCGACCCGAAGGTATATAGCGGCAGCGCCGACATCATGGTGCGCAGCTTCGACCGGCGCATCGAAGCACTGTTCCTCATCGTGAACGAGGAGCTGAAAAAGGAGGTGATCAATATTTTATACTACAACCTGCAGGACAACAATAACTCCTACATCATGCGCGAGGACGGCACCTATATAAAGAAGCGAGCTGGCGTCAACGAGGAGGTGGTGGACATCCACAAGCTGTTCTTCAACCGGTACTGCCACGAGGTGCAGGAAGGCGAACTGGTGTAG
- a CDS encoding DUF5996 family protein — MEKTHIPEEAAYAFPPLPLEAWEPTKDTLHLYLQIAGKIRLQLMPRRNHWWNITLYVTSRGLGTGPIPYKFYTFELEFDFVEHQFHIRTSTGASESIVLQDGLSVSTFYMQVMKALEVLGIHVEILPKPYDNKSKIPFAQDHTHASYQPEQVNSYWRVLVTVDQALKEFSGRFYGKACPVHLYWHHLDLTMTRFSGKKVPVRPEASTVEKDAYSHEVISFGFWPGDDQVRFPAFYSYTFPSPEGLDKEPLQPAQALWVDSNGSPMAVLNYEEMRQLENPRQALLEFLESCYQAGAKRANWPIAELRVPPLDEL, encoded by the coding sequence ATGGAAAAAACCCACATTCCCGAAGAAGCGGCGTACGCATTCCCGCCCTTGCCGCTGGAGGCCTGGGAGCCGACGAAAGACACGCTGCACCTGTACCTGCAGATTGCGGGCAAGATCAGGCTCCAACTGATGCCGCGCCGCAACCACTGGTGGAACATCACCCTGTACGTGACCAGCCGCGGCCTCGGCACCGGCCCCATCCCCTATAAATTTTACACGTTCGAGCTTGAGTTTGATTTCGTGGAGCATCAGTTCCATATCCGCACCAGCACGGGTGCCTCCGAGAGCATTGTGCTGCAGGATGGCCTGAGCGTGTCGACGTTTTATATGCAGGTGATGAAAGCGCTGGAGGTGCTGGGGATTCATGTGGAGATTCTCCCAAAGCCTTACGACAACAAGAGCAAAATCCCCTTTGCCCAGGACCACACGCACGCCTCCTACCAGCCGGAGCAGGTGAACAGTTACTGGCGTGTGCTGGTCACGGTGGATCAGGCGCTGAAGGAGTTCAGCGGCCGCTTTTACGGCAAAGCTTGTCCCGTACACCTCTACTGGCACCACCTGGACCTGACCATGACGCGCTTCTCCGGGAAAAAAGTGCCAGTTAGGCCCGAGGCCAGCACGGTGGAGAAGGATGCCTACTCGCACGAGGTGATCAGCTTCGGCTTCTGGCCCGGCGACGACCAGGTCCGGTTCCCGGCGTTTTACTCCTATACCTTTCCCTCGCCGGAGGGGCTGGACAAAGAGCCGCTCCAGCCTGCCCAGGCCTTGTGGGTAGACTCGAACGGGAGCCCGATGGCCGTGCTGAACTACGAGGAAATGCGGCAGCTCGAAAACCCGCGCCAGGCCCTGCTGGAATTTCTGGAAAGCTGCTACCAGGCCGGGGCCAAACGCGCCAACTGGCCAATAGCAGAACTGCGGGTGCCGCCGCTGGACGAGCTCTAG
- a CDS encoding M14 family metallopeptidase translates to MTLLLVQCKTKTAHRPAPIPDVAQQAFQKHPAYKEPAIEHRRFKHENIVPLLEDLKEDSLFDVRVVGQSVEGRDIYLVKAGTGKTKVMLWSQMHGDEPTATMALFDLINFLQHPGELDSVRNQILEKTTLYMVPMLNPDGAEKFRRRNALDIDLNRDALRLQSPEACLLKSLRDSLDPDFGFNLHDQSRYYAAGNTPKPATISFLAPAFDHEQTVNKVRRRAMQTIVGMNKQLQQLIPGQVAKYSDAHEPRAFGDNIQKWGTSVILIEAGGYKGDPEKQHIRRLMFATIVSALHLIAEKSYRDYELEDYHAIPENERNLYDVVVRNVRYKDHDRDVLLDVGIMMDEIRASNEQGFYYRSSVQEKGDMQEAFGYEEVNGEGLTLVPGKVYGEAFKSVGALTPERARELLAEGYTTVRVSQLSPANVNTLELPLNVTTLTRNVDHELNLYSDANFVLRDAGGQVRYAIVNGFIYDMAREKPELLHGLVM, encoded by the coding sequence ATGACACTTCTTCTAGTGCAGTGCAAAACTAAAACAGCGCACCGCCCTGCCCCTATCCCTGACGTAGCGCAACAAGCGTTCCAGAAGCACCCCGCCTACAAAGAGCCCGCTATAGAGCACCGCCGCTTCAAGCACGAAAACATTGTGCCGCTCCTGGAGGATCTCAAAGAGGATTCGCTGTTCGATGTGCGGGTTGTCGGGCAATCGGTGGAAGGGCGGGACATCTACTTGGTGAAAGCCGGAACCGGAAAAACCAAGGTGATGCTCTGGTCGCAGATGCACGGCGATGAGCCGACGGCCACCATGGCACTTTTTGACCTGATTAACTTCCTGCAGCACCCCGGCGAGTTGGACTCCGTCCGCAACCAGATACTGGAGAAAACCACACTATATATGGTGCCGATGCTGAACCCGGACGGCGCGGAAAAATTCAGGCGCCGGAACGCGCTTGACATCGACCTGAACCGCGACGCGCTGCGCCTGCAGTCGCCGGAGGCCTGCCTGCTCAAAAGCCTGCGCGACAGCCTGGACCCTGACTTCGGGTTTAACCTGCACGACCAGAGCCGCTACTATGCCGCGGGCAACACCCCAAAACCGGCCACCATCTCGTTTCTGGCCCCGGCTTTTGACCACGAGCAGACGGTGAACAAGGTGCGCAGGCGGGCCATGCAAACCATCGTGGGCATGAACAAACAGCTGCAGCAACTGATTCCGGGGCAGGTGGCCAAGTATTCGGATGCCCACGAGCCCCGGGCCTTCGGCGACAACATCCAGAAATGGGGAACAAGCGTGATTCTGATAGAGGCAGGCGGCTATAAAGGCGACCCGGAGAAACAGCACATCCGGCGGCTCATGTTTGCCACAATCGTGTCGGCGCTGCACCTGATTGCGGAGAAAAGCTATAGAGACTATGAGTTGGAGGATTATCACGCCATTCCCGAAAACGAACGCAACCTGTACGATGTGGTGGTGCGGAACGTGCGCTACAAAGACCATGACCGGGATGTGCTGCTGGACGTCGGGATTATGATGGATGAAATCCGCGCATCCAACGAACAAGGGTTCTATTACCGCAGCAGCGTGCAGGAAAAAGGCGACATGCAGGAGGCCTTTGGCTACGAGGAGGTAAACGGCGAGGGCCTGACACTGGTGCCGGGCAAGGTATATGGCGAGGCTTTTAAAAGCGTGGGGGCCCTGACACCCGAGCGTGCGCGGGAGCTGCTGGCGGAGGGCTACACCACCGTGCGGGTCAGCCAGCTCTCCCCCGCCAATGTCAACACCCTGGAGCTGCCGCTTAACGTGACCACCCTCACCCGCAACGTGGACCATGAGCTTAACCTCTACAGCGATGCCAATTTTGTGCTGCGGGACGCCGGGGGACAAGTGCGGTACGCCATCGTGAACGGGTTTATATATGACATGGCACGGGAAAAACCGGAGCTTTTGCATGGGCTGGTGATGTAG
- a CDS encoding nucleoside recognition domain-containing protein, with translation MVLNYLWAGFFLIAFCIALFQLVFFGNIEIFQKLVASTFENAKLGFEISLGLTGVMTLWLGLMKVGERGGIVAIFARLVGPFFNRLFPEIPKNHPVFGSILMNFSANMLGLDNAATPLGLKAMKEMHELNPDKDSASNAQIMFLVLNTSGLTIIPISIMVFRAQLGAADPSDIFIPILLATFFSTMTGLVAVSIYQRINLLNPVIVAYLGTLLLLIGALIYYFSTITQEEIGVISTVASNVILFSIIISFIALALIRKVNVYEAFIEGAKEGFSVAISIIPYLVAILVAIGVFRASGALEMLVDGLGYLIGLMGINTDFVPALPVAFMKPLSGSGARGMMVEAMTTYGVDSFVGKLAATIQGSTETTFYILAVYFGSVGIRKTRYALACGLLADLAGVIAAIFIAYLFFH, from the coding sequence ATGGTTTTAAATTACCTGTGGGCTGGCTTTTTCCTGATCGCGTTCTGCATCGCCCTGTTTCAGCTCGTCTTTTTCGGAAACATCGAGATTTTTCAGAAACTCGTCGCCAGCACGTTCGAGAACGCCAAGCTCGGCTTCGAGATCTCGCTCGGCCTGACCGGCGTGATGACGCTCTGGCTGGGCCTGATGAAGGTGGGCGAACGCGGCGGCATCGTCGCTATCTTCGCGCGGCTGGTGGGGCCGTTTTTCAACCGCCTCTTCCCGGAGATACCCAAAAACCACCCAGTGTTCGGCTCCATCCTCATGAACTTTTCGGCCAACATGCTGGGCCTCGACAACGCCGCCACGCCCCTTGGGCTAAAGGCCATGAAGGAGATGCACGAGCTGAACCCCGACAAAGACTCCGCTTCCAACGCACAGATCATGTTCCTGGTGCTCAACACCTCGGGCCTCACCATCATCCCCATCAGCATTATGGTGTTCCGGGCACAATTGGGGGCCGCCGACCCCTCCGATATCTTCATCCCCATCCTGCTGGCCACCTTTTTCTCCACCATGACCGGGCTCGTAGCCGTATCTATTTACCAGCGCATCAACCTGCTCAATCCGGTGATTGTGGCTTACCTGGGTACCCTGCTGCTGCTCATCGGCGCCCTGATCTATTATTTCAGCACCATTACGCAGGAGGAGATTGGGGTTATCTCGACTGTGGCCAGCAATGTTATCCTGTTCTCCATCATCATTTCATTTATTGCACTGGCGCTGATCAGGAAGGTGAATGTGTACGAGGCATTTATTGAGGGGGCGAAGGAAGGATTTTCCGTGGCCATCTCCATCATTCCGTATCTGGTGGCTATTCTGGTGGCCATCGGCGTGTTCCGGGCTTCCGGTGCGCTCGAGATGCTGGTGGACGGCCTGGGATACCTGATTGGGCTGATGGGAATAAATACGGACTTTGTACCGGCCCTGCCGGTTGCCTTTATGAAACCACTGAGCGGCAGCGGCGCCCGTGGCATGATGGTGGAAGCCATGACCACCTACGGCGTAGACTCCTTTGTCGGGAAACTGGCTGCTACCATCCAGGGCTCCACCGAAACCACGTTCTATATCCTGGCAGTATACTTCGGCTCCGTCGGCATACGCAAAACGCGGTACGCGCTGGCATGCGGCCTGCTGGCGGACCTCGCCGGGGTGATTGCCGCTATCTTTATCGCCTACCTCTTCTTCCATTAA
- a CDS encoding C40 family peptidase: protein MIRLPTLVQKFPFLLLALLMSCTAGRTTLPTSPDDMMLQPHLDAVRQQYAPDKRTALFQVEAHGHVLAGETNLPEAKEALLDRLQAANIPFQDSIQVLPAPDLASRNRALVTISVANLRTQPRHAAELATQATLGTPLKVWKKDGSWYLVQTPDAYLAWVDAGGISLFDEAGFNDWQEQPKVLYTEPYGFAYAAADAGGATVSDLVYGDVLVLKGQQQDFFEVVFPDGRSGYIPTGSSVIYEDWLAKRQPTAENLVQASRRLLGVPYLWGGTSFKGVDCSGFTKTIYFMNGLVLPRDASQQIHIGELVDTSTGWEQLRPGDLLFFGVPATEGKPERVVHVGMWIGGDMEFIHASGRVRISSMNPAAANYDASERERFLRAKRIRPQDALLDLRTAALYE, encoded by the coding sequence ATGATCAGGCTCCCGACTCTCGTGCAGAAATTCCCCTTCTTGCTGCTGGCCCTGCTGATGTCCTGCACCGCCGGGCGAACCACCTTACCAACATCTCCAGACGACATGATGCTCCAGCCCCACTTAGACGCCGTTCGCCAGCAATATGCCCCTGACAAGCGCACCGCACTGTTTCAGGTGGAGGCGCACGGCCATGTGCTTGCCGGGGAAACCAACCTGCCGGAGGCCAAAGAAGCGCTGCTGGACCGGCTGCAGGCGGCGAACATCCCGTTTCAGGACAGCATCCAGGTGCTGCCTGCGCCTGATCTGGCCAGCAGGAACCGGGCTCTCGTTACCATATCGGTGGCTAACCTGCGCACGCAGCCCAGGCACGCGGCGGAACTGGCCACGCAGGCCACGCTCGGCACCCCCCTGAAAGTCTGGAAAAAGGACGGAAGCTGGTACCTGGTGCAGACGCCCGATGCCTACCTGGCCTGGGTAGACGCGGGCGGAATCTCACTATTCGATGAAGCAGGTTTTAACGACTGGCAGGAGCAGCCGAAGGTGCTGTACACCGAGCCCTATGGCTTTGCCTATGCCGCAGCCGATGCCGGGGGAGCCACCGTTTCGGACCTGGTATATGGCGACGTGCTGGTGCTGAAAGGCCAACAGCAGGATTTTTTCGAAGTAGTCTTCCCGGATGGGCGCTCCGGCTATATACCAACCGGAAGCAGCGTTATATATGAGGATTGGCTGGCCAAACGGCAGCCGACAGCGGAGAATCTGGTGCAGGCAAGCCGGCGCCTGCTGGGGGTGCCTTACCTGTGGGGCGGCACCTCGTTTAAAGGAGTGGATTGCAGCGGCTTCACCAAGACCATCTATTTCATGAACGGGCTGGTGCTGCCGCGCGACGCCTCGCAGCAAATCCATATAGGTGAACTGGTGGATACTTCAACTGGCTGGGAGCAACTGCGCCCCGGCGACCTGCTGTTTTTCGGGGTGCCTGCCACAGAAGGGAAGCCGGAGCGGGTGGTGCATGTGGGCATGTGGATTGGCGGCGACATGGAGTTTATCCATGCCTCCGGCCGTGTGCGCATCAGCAGCATGAACCCCGCTGCGGCGAATTACGACGCATCCGAGCGGGAGCGTTTTCTGCGCGCCAAACGCATCCGGCCCCAGGACGCCCTGCTGGACCTGCGCACCGCGGCGCTGTATGAGTAG
- a CDS encoding DUF819 family protein: MQQAAEHTPLITNDAVVLGILVLILALIFKTASSKRPFFRKFYAVVPSLLLCYLLPSLLNSLGVISGEQSGLYQMASRYLLPASLVLFTISLDLKEIWKLRHKAGLMFITGTIGILLGGPLAILIVSSFAPEIVGGEGGDAVWRGLSTIAGSWIGGGANQLAMYEVFQPNPDLFSAVIAVDVIVANIWMAVLLYGAGKSDRIDKYFKADNTAVNDLKEKVEAYRLGIMRIPTLTDTVQIVGVGLGVTGAAHFLADIIAPWVSTHAPYLEQFSLTSGFFWLVVLATSFGILLSFTQARQLEGAGASRIGSLFLYIMVATIGMQMDVTAIFSNPGLFLVGFIWIMLHMLLLLIVAKLIKAPFFFLAVGSQANVGGAASAPIVAAAFHPALAPVGVLLAIFGYAIGTYAGYISALLMQMVAP, translated from the coding sequence ATGCAGCAAGCCGCTGAACACACCCCTCTCATCACGAACGATGCCGTTGTACTGGGCATCCTGGTCCTTATCCTGGCCCTGATTTTCAAGACCGCCTCCAGCAAGCGCCCCTTCTTCCGGAAATTTTATGCCGTGGTGCCCTCGCTGCTCCTGTGCTACCTCCTGCCCAGCCTGCTCAACTCCCTGGGCGTCATCTCCGGCGAGCAGTCCGGGCTGTACCAGATGGCCTCGCGCTACCTGCTTCCCGCCAGTTTGGTGCTGTTCACCATCAGCCTCGACCTGAAAGAGATATGGAAGCTGCGCCACAAAGCGGGGTTGATGTTTATCACCGGAACCATCGGGATCTTGCTGGGCGGGCCGCTGGCCATCCTGATTGTGTCTTCTTTTGCGCCGGAGATTGTAGGCGGCGAGGGGGGCGATGCCGTGTGGCGGGGCCTGAGCACCATCGCCGGAAGCTGGATTGGCGGCGGCGCCAACCAACTGGCCATGTACGAGGTTTTCCAGCCCAACCCCGACCTTTTCTCGGCCGTGATAGCAGTGGACGTGATCGTGGCCAATATCTGGATGGCGGTGCTGCTGTACGGTGCCGGCAAATCAGACAGGATAGACAAATATTTCAAGGCTGATAACACCGCGGTGAATGATCTAAAGGAGAAAGTGGAGGCCTACCGGCTGGGCATCATGCGCATTCCAACTCTGACCGATACCGTGCAGATTGTGGGCGTGGGGCTGGGCGTGACGGGGGCGGCACACTTCCTGGCTGATATTATTGCGCCCTGGGTCAGCACGCATGCGCCCTACCTCGAGCAGTTCAGCCTGACGTCGGGCTTTTTCTGGCTGGTGGTGCTGGCCACTTCCTTCGGCATTCTGCTGTCCTTTACCCAGGCGCGCCAGTTGGAGGGTGCGGGCGCCTCGCGCATCGGCAGCCTGTTTTTATATATCATGGTGGCCACCATCGGGATGCAGATGGATGTGACGGCAATTTTCAGCAACCCGGGCCTGTTTCTGGTGGGCTTTATCTGGATCATGCTGCACATGCTGCTGTTGCTCATCGTAGCCAAGCTTATCAAAGCGCCTTTTTTCTTTCTGGCGGTGGGCAGCCAGGCCAATGTGGGCGGGGCGGCATCCGCGCCGATTGTGGCGGCGGCATTTCATCCGGCCCTGGCGCCGGTTGGGGTGCTGCTGGCTATTTTCGGCTACGCCATCGGCACCTACGCAGGCTATATCAGCGCCCTGCTGATGCAGATGGTGGCGCCGTAG
- a CDS encoding PLP-dependent aminotransferase family protein: MYAFLHSQAIYEEARQRLFRSIACFKQGLVRPELFRSCWHFPVFSTSQHALCAYLQEQRVLISSFRYPTPANEPVTRIVLISLHSPEDLHRLLDLVNSCAPV, from the coding sequence ATGTACGCCTTCCTCCACAGCCAGGCTATATATGAAGAGGCCCGGCAACGGCTGTTCCGGAGCATCGCCTGCTTTAAGCAAGGGCTCGTCAGGCCGGAGCTGTTCCGCAGTTGCTGGCATTTCCCGGTGTTCAGCACGTCTCAGCATGCGCTGTGCGCGTACTTGCAGGAGCAGCGGGTGTTGATTTCCAGCTTCCGGTACCCGACGCCCGCCAATGAGCCCGTTACGCGCATTGTCCTGATCAGCCTGCACTCCCCCGAAGACCTGCACCGCCTCCTGGACCTGGTAAACAGCTGCGCACCTGTGTAG
- a CDS encoding N-acetylmuramoyl-L-alanine amidase: protein MRYNGRKVFFLLLAGVAASCSPNPYAATNRLHRKQMKAYAQELQTYPTPTPGQQATPQGNYWAGTTNFSMRRPNLVIIHHTEQDSTGQTLQTFTRPETQVSAHYVIGKDGKVYHMLHDYMRAWHAGTGKWGNDTDLNSSSIGIELDNNGAEPFAEAQINSLLQVLASLKETYKIPAANFIGHSDIAPVRKVDPSAYFPWKRLAEEGYGLWYDEGVLEDYIAYTADSARGTAASISPTTAFAPDSTAAPGHIPIADSATAEEPRFYPEHFDPKEALRIIGYDTQDMGAAIRAFKLHFIQTDTTAVLTEPDKIVLFNLYKKYL, encoded by the coding sequence ATGAGATATAATGGCCGCAAAGTGTTTTTTCTGCTGCTGGCAGGTGTGGCGGCTTCGTGCAGCCCCAACCCCTATGCGGCCACCAACAGGCTGCACCGGAAGCAGATGAAAGCCTATGCCCAAGAACTACAGACCTATCCCACACCTACCCCCGGGCAGCAGGCAACACCGCAGGGCAATTACTGGGCGGGCACTACAAATTTCAGCATGCGGCGGCCCAACCTCGTCATCATCCACCACACTGAGCAGGACTCCACCGGCCAGACCCTACAGACCTTCACCAGACCAGAAACCCAGGTAAGCGCCCACTACGTCATCGGGAAAGACGGCAAGGTGTACCACATGCTGCACGACTATATGCGCGCCTGGCACGCCGGCACCGGCAAGTGGGGGAATGATACCGACCTGAATTCCTCCTCCATCGGCATCGAACTGGACAACAATGGCGCCGAGCCTTTCGCGGAGGCGCAGATCAACAGCCTGCTGCAGGTGCTGGCGTCGCTGAAGGAAACCTACAAAATCCCGGCGGCCAACTTCATCGGCCACTCCGACATCGCGCCCGTCCGCAAAGTGGACCCGAGCGCGTATTTCCCCTGGAAGCGGCTGGCGGAGGAGGGCTACGGGCTGTGGTACGACGAGGGCGTGCTGGAGGACTATATAGCCTATACCGCTGATTCTGCACGAGGCACTGCCGCTTCCATTTCGCCCACGACAGCTTTTGCCCCAGACAGCACCGCCGCACCAGGCCATATACCCATCGCTGACAGCGCCACGGCGGAGGAGCCGCGGTTTTACCCGGAGCATTTCGACCCGAAGGAGGCGCTCCGCATCATCGGGTACGATACGCAGGACATGGGGGCCGCCATCCGGGCGTTTAAGCTGCACTTCATTCAGACAGACACCACCGCGGTGCTGACGGAGCCTGATAAAATTGTGCTGTTCAACCTCTATAAAAAATACCTGTAG